A portion of the Leptospira inadai serovar Lyme str. 10 genome contains these proteins:
- a CDS encoding TolC family protein: MSVAGILLVPTLFLLPTSAGLLVPETIPFETSSEEKKGISIPKFNPVSVSETPADFQRNSIRLIDWDIDRLTEYAVSNNPLYLSERQNMGISRGAVITASLYRNPILQFQQQFIGGNPNTQGGSPETAPALYQDLDVYGVVPLRTRVAKKSFEASIADFKNFDRVFRMRLRQNYWAFVFLTLLVDTNKEFYENYSDLLELTKFRVQKGDISPLEFERLELERIQVEKYYRDAIVRRQSIEKDLRILSGLSEKEGVFAFKVDSMRFKSLEELGLHLREEYISSDRPDIVALEQRLQEKKMNIELQRKEALGWLQVGGEWRIKGGENYGGVFATIPIPMNDQGQGKVFAAKEEYRKFELALDAKKREVDAEIEAAKKELLAREELLTKYERINLLQKNKQLEEKSRIAYVRGASDQVTFLQAEKNYLIILREYYDLLYLYFNAVEAFKAATGKNSDIKSSVQSKGDER, translated from the coding sequence ATGTCCGTCGCCGGCATCCTACTCGTGCCGACTCTTTTTCTTCTGCCGACTTCGGCGGGGCTTCTCGTGCCGGAAACGATTCCCTTTGAAACTTCTTCGGAGGAAAAAAAAGGAATCTCAATTCCGAAGTTCAATCCCGTCTCCGTTTCGGAAACTCCTGCAGATTTCCAAAGAAATTCCATCCGGCTGATCGATTGGGACATCGATCGATTAACGGAATATGCCGTTTCCAATAATCCTCTTTATCTTTCGGAACGGCAAAATATGGGAATTTCCCGAGGCGCGGTGATTACCGCCTCCTTATACCGGAATCCTATATTACAATTCCAGCAACAATTCATCGGCGGAAACCCGAATACTCAGGGCGGTAGTCCCGAGACTGCACCCGCTCTTTATCAGGATTTGGACGTTTATGGGGTGGTCCCGCTAAGAACTAGAGTCGCTAAGAAATCTTTCGAAGCTTCGATTGCCGATTTTAAGAACTTCGACCGGGTTTTCAGAATGCGTCTCCGGCAAAATTACTGGGCTTTCGTTTTTCTCACTCTTCTCGTCGATACCAACAAAGAATTTTACGAGAATTATAGCGACTTATTGGAGCTCACGAAATTTCGAGTTCAGAAAGGAGATATTTCTCCGTTGGAATTCGAACGGCTAGAATTGGAAAGAATCCAGGTGGAGAAATATTACCGGGATGCGATCGTACGCAGGCAATCGATCGAAAAGGATCTGCGAATTCTGAGCGGACTCTCCGAAAAAGAGGGCGTCTTTGCGTTTAAAGTGGATTCCATGCGGTTTAAATCCCTGGAAGAACTGGGGCTTCATTTGCGGGAGGAATATATCTCGAGCGATCGCCCTGATATCGTCGCTTTGGAACAAAGGCTTCAAGAAAAGAAGATGAATATCGAACTCCAGAGAAAAGAGGCCCTGGGCTGGCTTCAGGTCGGCGGAGAATGGCGGATCAAGGGAGGCGAGAATTACGGAGGAGTGTTCGCTACGATTCCGATCCCTATGAACGACCAAGGTCAGGGGAAAGTATTCGCCGCAAAGGAAGAATATCGCAAGTTCGAACTGGCGCTGGACGCCAAAAAAAGGGAAGTCGACGCCGAGATCGAAGCCGCTAAAAAGGAACTACTCGCTAGGGAAGAATTGCTCACTAAATACGAACGGATTAATTTATTACAAAAAAATAAACAATTAGAGGAGAAATCCAGGATCGCCTATGTGCGAGGCGCATCCGATCAGGTGACGTTCCTTCAGGCGGAAAAAAATTATCTTATCATTCTTCGGGAATATTACGATCTTCTTTATCTTTATTTCAATGCCGTAGAAGCCTTTAAGGCCGCGACCGGAAAAAATTCCGATATTAAATCCAGCGTGCAAAGCAAAGGAGACGAGCGATGA
- a CDS encoding tetratricopeptide repeat protein — MIFVILIAAGIILIVAAGSFLIQSKKDSFEKALALAAMGNYVDSRILIRDILDVNPSNVRAHYIMAKIYAMEGDHVNEARHLEKIKKIGTYDKDISEVAVSNRIADIYYQQDLFEEAVFHYVDTLSSDPENLEANIRIAFMALGQKEFGIADKFLSRVPDDKVKMTALFIAKGVVAAILRKGDAKHYFKQAFDQEPSSAVAGFLYSLTLARSGEHDEAIRIANSVVDLVADEYVRFTLFQFIMLEFLQKGDLNEALKHSRLCMEIARNNGWKQELIDSDFHFALIAVKMGRLEDASEYLIEAESERVDDNRIIELANYKYQLETKRLEAGKPAKSGYTPEEEIGRLFPELFPVERYYEISGLKSSKSFHIKGIIDEEGGKIIVDINKIGVSALDHFRSLKGVEFKNLCVKVVLALNYTISREIPNKEGDGLNFMGLSKSDKETRALFKFRRWKDAKVSDIFLRDTLSQVKDLGLDKAFIVGDAEFTDGARRFLADNSARLSVLYGRDLEELLKKALKTPV, encoded by the coding sequence ATGATCTTTGTAATTCTTATCGCAGCAGGAATCATCCTGATCGTAGCAGCGGGGTCCTTTTTGATCCAGTCCAAGAAGGACTCGTTTGAAAAGGCCCTGGCCCTTGCTGCTATGGGGAATTACGTGGATTCCCGAATTTTAATCCGAGACATTTTGGACGTGAATCCCTCGAACGTGAGGGCTCATTATATTATGGCTAAGATTTACGCGATGGAAGGGGATCATGTCAACGAAGCGAGGCATTTGGAAAAAATTAAGAAAATCGGGACGTACGATAAGGATATTTCGGAAGTTGCGGTTTCGAATCGGATCGCGGATATTTACTATCAGCAAGACCTATTCGAAGAGGCCGTGTTTCATTACGTGGATACCTTATCTTCGGATCCGGAAAACCTGGAGGCGAATATAAGGATTGCCTTTATGGCTTTAGGTCAAAAAGAGTTCGGGATCGCAGATAAATTTCTTTCGCGGGTTCCGGATGATAAGGTGAAAATGACCGCCTTGTTTATCGCGAAAGGGGTCGTCGCCGCAATCTTAAGAAAAGGGGATGCTAAGCATTACTTCAAGCAGGCCTTCGACCAAGAACCGAGTTCGGCGGTCGCGGGATTTCTGTATTCCTTAACTCTTGCTCGCTCGGGTGAGCACGACGAAGCGATAAGAATCGCTAATTCCGTGGTCGATCTAGTTGCGGACGAATACGTTCGATTCACATTATTCCAATTCATAATGTTAGAGTTTTTGCAAAAGGGAGATCTGAACGAGGCTCTCAAGCATTCGCGGCTTTGTATGGAGATCGCCAGAAATAACGGTTGGAAACAGGAGTTGATCGATTCCGATTTCCATTTCGCCTTAATTGCAGTCAAAATGGGCCGTCTGGAAGACGCCAGCGAGTACCTTATCGAGGCCGAGTCGGAGAGGGTCGACGACAACAGAATCATAGAGCTGGCAAACTATAAGTATCAATTGGAAACAAAGCGTCTGGAAGCGGGCAAACCTGCCAAGAGCGGTTACACCCCCGAGGAAGAGATTGGCAGACTCTTCCCCGAACTTTTTCCCGTGGAACGATATTACGAAATCTCGGGATTAAAATCTTCCAAGTCGTTCCATATCAAAGGGATCATTGATGAAGAGGGCGGCAAAATCATCGTCGACATCAATAAGATCGGCGTAAGCGCCTTGGATCATTTCCGCAGTCTCAAGGGAGTGGAATTCAAGAATCTATGCGTTAAAGTAGTACTCGCCTTAAACTATACGATTAGTCGAGAGATCCCGAATAAAGAAGGAGACGGCTTGAATTTTATGGGCTTAAGTAAGTCGGATAAGGAAACCCGGGCCCTGTTCAAATTCCGAAGATGGAAGGACGCAAAAGTGTCGGATATTTTTCTCAGAGATACATTGAGTCAAGTAAAGGATCTAGGCTTGGACAAGGCGTTTATCGTGGGTGATGCGGAATTTACCGATGGCGCGAGACGTTTTTTGGCGGATAATTCGGCACGACTCTCCGTTCTCTACGGAAGAGATCTAGAGGAGCTTCTGAAAAAAGCCTTGAAAACCCCCGTGTAA
- the pssA gene encoding CDP-diacylglycerol--serine O-phosphatidyltransferase produces MNRRLSWIPNTITLGNLTMGFVSILIAAEAAGNGPQAYILSGFFILLAAICDGLDGMVARALDATSELGADLDSLADLTAFGIAPGFLFYNMVLSEYKIDVFGKEDLFPIGMLLAAVFPICAAYRLARFNVAHDPGSFTGLPSPVAGVTIGFLPIFLNRDNIPHWITIPLFLLIAILMVSNVRYGKPQVAIRSKLTPGKAALMLLAAAILLVFVGFNRWPWLIYGLIFLYIFSGLITFLIHLLQDFRVKLD; encoded by the coding sequence ATGAACCGTAGGCTAAGTTGGATCCCGAACACGATCACTCTCGGAAATTTGACCATGGGATTTGTTTCCATTCTCATTGCGGCGGAAGCCGCTGGGAACGGTCCCCAGGCATATATCTTAAGCGGCTTTTTTATACTTTTAGCCGCCATATGCGACGGCCTCGACGGTATGGTCGCCCGAGCTCTGGATGCCACGAGCGAATTGGGAGCAGATCTGGATAGTTTGGCCGATCTTACCGCCTTCGGTATCGCACCTGGATTCCTTTTTTATAATATGGTTTTAAGCGAATATAAAATCGACGTATTCGGTAAAGAGGATCTCTTCCCCATCGGAATGCTTTTGGCTGCGGTGTTCCCGATCTGTGCGGCTTATCGTCTCGCTAGATTCAATGTCGCCCACGACCCCGGGTCTTTTACCGGATTGCCTTCTCCGGTGGCAGGAGTGACGATCGGATTCCTGCCCATCTTTCTCAATCGAGATAATATCCCCCATTGGATTACGATTCCCTTGTTTTTGCTGATCGCGATATTAATGGTATCCAACGTTCGATACGGCAAGCCACAGGTAGCGATTCGATCCAAGTTAACCCCGGGAAAGGCCGCCTTGATGCTTCTCGCCGCCGCAATTTTGCTCGTATTCGTCGGATTCAATCGTTGGCCCTGGTTGATTTACGGTCTTATTTTCCTCTATATATTTTCCGGTTTAATCACCTTCCTGATACACCTTCTGCAGGATTTTCGCGTAAAATTGGATTAA
- a CDS encoding efflux RND transporter periplasmic adaptor subunit, which produces MKVILQRYKLLIFLVVLVSGAAYGYKQYYKKKSDKKMTEVSRNFFTVPEEILKRHPLTFVSLKEVSQFEELALPGRITYDPESMARVGSTVEAKIKKVLVREGDRVNQGSPLAILSSVQLGEVEAAYVKARASLEALKLQADRAKELFEMKVTSAKEYELATMQYKTAKTEVETTRIKLENYGLTSSEIEGIERGVYVSSNLVLRSPINGEVTERKAIIGQQTSRNEELFTVANLNNLWVLLDVYEKDLEGVREGAQATIYPFGNEESTKIQGRVAYVGAILDSVKRTAKIRIMVSNRGGKLKPGQTVTAKVAGLVVSKGDGKRKTLPLEAVHEIEGRSVVFVYHEDGRFEAMDVVTGDTIGEDVIILSGLQDGIQVVSKGSFVLKSEYLKY; this is translated from the coding sequence ATGAAAGTTATTTTACAACGATATAAACTCCTTATTTTTCTGGTCGTTCTCGTTTCGGGTGCGGCGTACGGTTATAAACAATATTATAAAAAGAAATCGGATAAAAAAATGACGGAAGTATCCCGTAATTTTTTTACCGTGCCTGAGGAAATTTTAAAGCGACATCCTTTAACATTTGTTAGCCTAAAAGAAGTTTCCCAATTCGAGGAACTTGCTTTACCGGGTCGGATCACCTACGATCCCGAAAGTATGGCTAGGGTCGGCTCCACGGTGGAAGCTAAGATCAAGAAGGTGCTCGTCCGCGAAGGGGATCGAGTGAATCAAGGTTCTCCCCTTGCAATTCTTTCCTCCGTACAATTAGGCGAAGTTGAAGCCGCCTACGTGAAAGCGAGAGCCTCGTTGGAAGCCTTAAAACTCCAGGCAGACAGGGCTAAAGAGCTCTTTGAAATGAAAGTCACATCCGCTAAGGAGTACGAGCTTGCCACCATGCAATATAAGACGGCCAAGACCGAAGTGGAAACGACTCGCATTAAATTGGAAAACTACGGGTTGACTTCTTCCGAAATCGAAGGAATCGAGAGAGGAGTGTATGTTTCCTCTAATCTGGTTTTGAGAAGTCCGATTAACGGAGAAGTCACCGAAAGAAAAGCGATTATCGGACAGCAAACTTCGAGGAACGAAGAGCTATTTACCGTGGCGAATTTAAATAACCTTTGGGTCCTTTTGGACGTTTATGAAAAGGATCTTGAAGGAGTGAGAGAGGGCGCTCAGGCCACCATTTATCCGTTCGGAAACGAAGAAAGCACCAAAATACAGGGTCGAGTAGCCTATGTGGGGGCGATTTTGGATAGTGTTAAGCGAACCGCCAAAATTCGAATCATGGTATCGAATCGGGGAGGCAAGTTGAAGCCGGGGCAAACGGTTACCGCTAAAGTGGCCGGATTGGTTGTCAGCAAGGGGGATGGAAAACGAAAAACGTTGCCTTTGGAAGCAGTCCATGAAATCGAAGGTAGGTCGGTCGTATTCGTTTATCATGAGGACGGCAGGTTCGAAGCGATGGACGTTGTCACTGGGGATACGATCGGTGAAGATGTGATTATCCTAAGCGGATTGCAGGATGGAATACAAGTCGTTTCAAAAGGTTCTTTCGTATTAAAAAGCGAGTATCTCAAGTATTGA
- a CDS encoding histidine triad nucleotide-binding protein has protein sequence MNEPNCLFCKIIRKEIPAKIAYEDEEILAFHDVSPQAPVHVLVIPKKHFVSLDEIGSEEKKLAGEILFRIREVARSLGLEKDGYRVVNNKGPLGGQTVFHLHFHLLGGRHMTWPPG, from the coding sequence ATGAACGAGCCGAATTGTCTTTTTTGTAAAATCATTCGAAAGGAAATTCCCGCAAAAATCGCCTACGAAGACGAAGAAATATTAGCTTTTCATGATGTTTCTCCCCAAGCTCCGGTTCACGTATTGGTTATACCTAAGAAACATTTCGTATCCTTGGACGAAATCGGATCCGAGGAAAAAAAATTGGCGGGAGAGATTCTTTTCCGAATTCGGGAAGTGGCCCGATCTTTAGGCTTGGAAAAGGACGGGTATCGGGTCGTAAATAATAAAGGTCCGCTCGGCGGCCAAACGGTGTTTCACTTACATTTCCATCTGCTGGGTGGACGACACATGACTTGGCCGCCCGGTTGA
- a CDS encoding ABC transporter ATP-binding protein: MILRINNLSRTYGSMKAVNSVSFDVNQSDYVAIVGPSGSGKTTLLSMITGMLTSTEGEIYFDTLKLSSMSKGQLADFRARNIGLIFQFSELVSHLSVEENILLPALLVGKFGEQEYKEKCEYLISSLNLNTIRDQLPTRLSGGQIQMTAIARALINEPEILLADEPSGDLDPENSELVRKLLSDFNSRGLTVLLVTHDMNLAFDAKTIYEMREGSFTRVVK, from the coding sequence ATGATCCTACGGATCAACAATCTTTCCCGAACGTACGGCTCGATGAAAGCAGTTAATTCCGTTTCGTTCGACGTAAACCAATCCGATTATGTCGCTATTGTAGGTCCTTCCGGTTCGGGAAAAACCACTCTACTCTCGATGATTACCGGAATGCTCACCAGCACCGAGGGAGAGATTTATTTTGATACTCTGAAATTATCGAGTATGAGCAAAGGCCAACTGGCCGATTTCCGAGCTCGCAATATCGGATTGATTTTTCAATTTTCCGAATTAGTTTCTCATTTGAGCGTCGAGGAAAATATTCTCCTGCCCGCCTTATTGGTAGGAAAGTTCGGCGAGCAAGAATATAAGGAAAAATGCGAATATCTTATTTCTAGCCTTAACTTGAATACGATCCGGGATCAATTACCGACCCGACTCTCCGGTGGACAAATTCAAATGACCGCAATCGCGAGGGCTTTGATAAACGAACCGGAAATTCTGCTGGCGGACGAACCTTCCGGAGATTTGGATCCGGAAAATAGCGAATTAGTGCGGAAATTACTTTCGGATTTCAACTCAAGGGGCCTAACCGTCCTTCTTGTCACTCACGATATGAATCTTGCATTCGACGCAAAGACCATCTATGAAATGAGAGAAGGAAGCTTTACTCGAGTCGTAAAATGA
- the lexA gene encoding transcriptional repressor LexA, which produces MKDLTEKQLAVLHFITNVIKERGFPPTIREIGDEFGITAKGAYDHLKAIEKKGYLKTSKNQSRAIELMRQSPFEALNVPTPSIPLIGRVAAGLPILAEENIESYIPVPEELASKGMTFALKVQGDSMVEAGISDGDIAIIQKRDIARNGEIVVALIDDEATLKVYYKEADHVRLEARNAKYKPIKTKKAVIIGKLIGLYRVY; this is translated from the coding sequence ATGAAGGATTTGACGGAAAAGCAACTCGCAGTACTCCATTTTATCACAAACGTAATCAAAGAACGTGGGTTTCCTCCTACAATCCGGGAAATCGGAGATGAATTTGGTATTACTGCCAAAGGCGCTTACGATCACCTTAAAGCGATTGAAAAGAAGGGATATCTAAAGACTTCGAAGAACCAATCGAGGGCGATCGAATTGATGAGGCAGAGTCCATTCGAAGCTCTTAATGTGCCGACTCCTAGTATTCCCTTAATCGGGAGGGTGGCGGCCGGACTTCCGATTTTAGCCGAAGAAAATATCGAATCGTACATTCCTGTCCCTGAAGAACTCGCGTCCAAAGGAATGACTTTCGCTCTAAAAGTGCAAGGCGATTCCATGGTGGAAGCCGGAATCAGCGACGGGGACATTGCTATTATCCAGAAACGGGATATAGCTCGTAACGGAGAGATCGTGGTCGCCCTAATTGACGATGAGGCGACACTTAAAGTCTATTATAAGGAGGCGGACCACGTTCGCCTCGAAGCCAGGAATGCAAAGTACAAGCCCATTAAAACCAAGAAAGCCGTGATCATCGGCAAACTCATCGGACTTTATCGGGTGTATTGA
- a CDS encoding ROK family protein, protein MKSFLGLDIGAQSVKACRTDEHGTILAEASVSTGSDIDSESFLSSLKKIVQELMEEGDSRISGIGLGSPGPIDKDAGILISSANLPKLKNVPIVSYLQDSFGLPVYYDNDANCAALGEYWYGVGKGSRNLIVITLGTGIGGGWVYEGSLFDGYKGNSMEVGHNTIRPGGTLCGCGHRGCAEAYFSTSGFSTRYRELTGRNFSDAKEFFSLVEKGEKEATLILEEGIEILSELIRNLIHILNPECVVLSGGLVKSYSLFGKRLEKRVREIIFPVFRNYTRILAGGSVTGALGAASLCLGRIR, encoded by the coding sequence ATGAAGTCCTTTCTAGGATTGGACATCGGCGCACAAAGCGTCAAGGCCTGTAGGACCGACGAGCACGGAACGATTCTCGCAGAGGCTTCCGTCTCCACAGGTTCGGACATAGACTCAGAATCGTTTCTTTCTTCCTTAAAAAAAATCGTTCAAGAATTAATGGAGGAAGGAGATTCTCGGATTTCCGGAATCGGATTGGGAAGTCCCGGTCCAATCGATAAGGACGCCGGAATTCTTATCTCTTCCGCAAACCTTCCGAAGCTAAAGAATGTTCCTATCGTTTCTTACTTACAAGATTCCTTCGGTTTACCGGTTTATTACGACAACGATGCAAATTGCGCCGCCCTCGGAGAATACTGGTACGGCGTAGGCAAAGGCTCCCGGAACCTTATCGTTATCACCTTAGGTACCGGAATCGGAGGCGGCTGGGTATACGAAGGCTCGCTCTTTGACGGCTACAAAGGAAATAGTATGGAAGTCGGTCATAATACGATACGCCCAGGCGGAACGCTCTGCGGCTGCGGACATCGTGGATGTGCGGAAGCGTATTTCAGTACTAGCGGGTTCTCGACTCGATATAGGGAACTTACCGGCAGAAACTTTAGCGATGCTAAGGAGTTCTTTTCTTTAGTCGAAAAAGGAGAAAAGGAAGCCACCTTGATTTTAGAGGAAGGGATCGAAATTCTGTCCGAATTGATCCGAAATTTGATTCACATTTTAAATCCGGAATGTGTCGTCCTCTCGGGCGGGCTAGTGAAATCCTATTCTCTTTTCGGAAAACGGCTTGAAAAGCGAGTTCGAGAAATCATCTTTCCGGTATTCAGAAATTATACTAGAATTCTCGCAGGAGGCTCGGTGACGGGTGCTTTAGGCGCTGCAAGTCTTTGCTTAGGAAGGATCCGATGA
- a CDS encoding S41 family peptidase, with protein MKTKERLAWAGVVLVLLFALLFRPTPVKAISETSEKYLQLFHEVLGLVQNGYVEPVDEEKVFIGAIKGLIASLGDPHSTFLDEEEYRQMKEETRGSFGGLGMEVAFADGAIVVVSPIEDTPAMRAGILPQDRIIEIDGRSTANLGYSDGIKLMRGKPGSSVSIKLERKNQKEPIQLTLVRETIQIRYVRSHFFNKEKVGYIRLNQFMGENTQDEFKKQLKALADKKAEGLVVDLRMNPGGLLPLASALSDLFLPPGLDIVSVKGRGGELADTAKSSSSPDKFTKIPMVVLINEGSASASEIFAGAMQDHGRAKILGTTSYGKGSVQFVYSLSYGNAVKLTVQKYYTPSGRSLHGKGIQPDIVVKAIEPTEDDRFYLRKMGEKKLLDQLILKFPDYSEQNFQSFEKSLKEHGIKLSSDVARILFKNRTQSEKERTSTDLDLDPQLRKAIEILSEKKS; from the coding sequence ATGAAAACTAAAGAAAGGCTGGCTTGGGCCGGCGTCGTACTGGTCTTGCTTTTTGCCTTACTGTTTCGTCCGACTCCGGTGAAGGCGATCTCGGAAACCTCCGAGAAATACCTACAATTATTTCACGAAGTCTTAGGACTGGTACAAAACGGGTATGTAGAACCCGTCGACGAAGAAAAAGTTTTTATAGGGGCGATCAAAGGCCTCATCGCGTCCTTAGGTGATCCACATTCCACCTTCCTAGATGAGGAAGAATATAGACAAATGAAGGAGGAAACTCGAGGAAGCTTTGGCGGTCTCGGAATGGAAGTCGCTTTTGCAGACGGAGCCATCGTGGTTGTTTCTCCCATTGAAGATACCCCGGCTATGCGCGCAGGGATATTACCCCAAGATAGAATCATCGAGATCGACGGAAGAAGCACGGCGAATCTAGGGTATTCCGACGGGATTAAACTTATGAGAGGTAAGCCCGGTTCCTCGGTATCGATCAAGTTAGAACGTAAGAATCAGAAGGAGCCGATTCAGCTTACATTAGTTCGGGAGACGATTCAAATTCGCTACGTTCGATCCCACTTCTTCAACAAGGAAAAAGTGGGATATATCCGCTTAAACCAATTTATGGGTGAGAATACCCAGGACGAATTTAAGAAGCAACTGAAAGCTCTTGCGGATAAGAAAGCGGAAGGACTCGTCGTGGATCTGCGGATGAACCCGGGGGGCCTTTTGCCTCTGGCGTCGGCGCTTTCGGACCTTTTTCTTCCACCCGGTTTGGATATCGTTTCGGTGAAGGGTAGAGGCGGGGAATTAGCGGATACGGCAAAATCATCCAGTTCTCCCGATAAATTCACTAAGATTCCGATGGTAGTTCTGATTAACGAAGGCTCCGCTTCCGCGTCCGAAATTTTTGCGGGGGCCATGCAGGATCATGGGAGGGCGAAAATTTTAGGGACAACTTCTTACGGGAAGGGTTCGGTTCAGTTCGTGTATTCGCTTTCCTACGGTAATGCGGTAAAACTCACCGTCCAAAAATACTATACACCGTCGGGTCGTTCTTTGCATGGAAAAGGAATCCAACCTGATATCGTCGTAAAGGCGATCGAACCTACGGAAGACGATCGGTTTTATCTTCGGAAGATGGGAGAAAAGAAACTTCTAGATCAGTTAATCTTAAAATTTCCGGATTATAGCGAACAAAATTTTCAATCGTTCGAAAAGTCTTTGAAAGAGCATGGAATCAAGCTTTCCTCGGACGTGGCTCGTATTCTTTTTAAGAATCGCACTCAATCCGAAAAGGAAAGGACGAGTACGGATTTAGACCTGGATCCGCAACTTCGTAAAGCGATCGAGATACTTTCGGAAAAAAAATCCTAA
- a CDS encoding LA_1448 family UV-C exposure upregulated protein: protein MNSPSVYRKFAVSLLFFLLAFCASPKKEIGDAELKLVLDYLAEARFGERLSSLSEKPVPNDKRIFLTACERYMLDSDAVLNILKVKNPQIYSSLVKSYEN from the coding sequence GTGAATTCCCCGTCAGTGTACCGCAAATTCGCGGTTTCCCTCCTCTTTTTCCTACTCGCATTTTGCGCTTCTCCCAAGAAAGAAATCGGAGATGCAGAATTAAAATTGGTTCTGGATTATCTTGCGGAGGCAAGATTCGGCGAACGATTATCCTCCCTATCCGAAAAGCCCGTACCGAACGATAAACGGATTTTTTTAACGGCATGTGAACGCTATATGCTCGACTCTGACGCCGTTTTAAATATTTTGAAAGTCAAAAACCCGCAGATTTATTCCAGCCTGGTCAAGTCTTATGAAAACTAA
- a CDS encoding LIC12298 family protein: protein MMIRSLQDTGTYERNRKGLTGAGFDWRERSRAIEPGSKTFADYLEESFQGDLVQDGNWFSETLSELSKKNLRKI, encoded by the coding sequence ATGATGATTCGATCTCTACAAGATACCGGAACATATGAAAGAAACCGTAAGGGTTTAACGGGCGCCGGGTTCGACTGGAGGGAAAGGAGCCGAGCGATAGAGCCCGGTTCAAAGACCTTCGCGGACTATTTGGAAGAATCCTTCCAAGGTGATCTCGTTCAAGACGGGAACTGGTTTTCGGAAACGCTTTCCGAGCTGAGTAAAAAGAATCTAAGAAAGATCTGA
- the tsaD gene encoding tRNA (adenosine(37)-N6)-threonylcarbamoyltransferase complex transferase subunit TsaD gives MIGLGIESSCDETSLGIVKDGRELLSLKIFSQIDLHKPFRGIVPEIASRAHLEKINVLLSEVLEESGLELKDLSYVAVTRSPGLTGSLMIGAQLARCIHAVYNTPIIPLCHLQAHFAVLQLEGIEPIFPSLGLLLSGGNSAMYRISEFGRMETIGDTMDDALGEAFDKVAGLLGLPYPGGPIIEEYASSYRPEKGEKDLLPPLLRNLEHSRVAFSFSGLKTAVAHLIAKQPDLAISKVCYHFQKTAFELVERNIKRAVEITGIKRVLAAGGVLANTTLKLRLESLAEKNSLEFFSPRKKIYCTDNGAMVAALGYYLFQKGYSKSLEFTVSPVRQETYV, from the coding sequence ATGATCGGGCTCGGAATAGAAAGCAGTTGCGACGAAACTAGTCTAGGAATCGTCAAGGACGGACGCGAACTTTTGTCCTTAAAAATTTTTAGTCAAATCGATCTGCATAAACCGTTTCGCGGAATCGTTCCCGAAATAGCATCCCGCGCACATCTGGAAAAAATCAATGTTTTGCTTTCGGAAGTTCTGGAAGAATCCGGTCTTGAACTCAAGGATTTGAGTTACGTTGCGGTCACTCGGTCGCCGGGATTAACCGGTTCTCTAATGATCGGCGCCCAATTGGCACGTTGTATTCACGCGGTTTATAATACTCCCATTATCCCTCTTTGTCATTTACAGGCTCATTTCGCCGTTCTTCAATTGGAAGGAATCGAACCGATTTTTCCGAGCCTAGGCTTACTTCTTTCCGGCGGGAATTCCGCAATGTATCGCATTTCCGAGTTTGGCAGAATGGAAACGATCGGTGATACGATGGACGACGCGTTAGGCGAGGCATTTGATAAGGTGGCCGGGTTACTCGGGTTGCCGTATCCTGGAGGGCCGATCATAGAGGAATATGCCTCCTCTTACCGGCCCGAAAAAGGAGAGAAGGATTTACTTCCGCCTTTATTACGAAATTTGGAACATTCTCGGGTCGCTTTTTCGTTTTCGGGTTTGAAAACGGCCGTGGCACATTTGATTGCGAAGCAACCCGATCTAGCGATTTCCAAAGTCTGCTATCATTTTCAAAAGACTGCGTTTGAATTAGTGGAGCGAAATATTAAGCGGGCCGTGGAAATTACGGGAATCAAGAGAGTTCTGGCCGCAGGAGGCGTCTTGGCGAACACGACGCTCAAACTTCGACTGGAGAGCCTGGCTGAAAAAAATTCCCTGGAATTTTTTTCTCCCCGGAAAAAGATCTACTGCACGGATAATGGAGCGATGGTAGCGGCTCTAGGTTATTATTTATTTCAAAAAGGCTATTCTAAAAGTTTAGAGTTCACGGTTAGTCCCGTGAGACAGGAGACGTACGTATGA